The Nonlabens sp. Hel1_33_55 genome contains the following window.
TTGACTTTCAACAACAAACCACCGAATTGATTTTCCAAAACATTGGCTTGATAATCGGTATAGGTTTTTAAGGCGTAACCCAGTTTTTTGGCTTTTGTATTTTGAACCATGACCGGTCCATTCTTATCATCCTTATTGTATAAAGCAAATGCCGCAGCAGGCAATCCATCAAAAAACCGCTTTTTGACATCACGATACTCTGCAAACGTGTCGTGGTAATCTAAATGATCATGAGAAAGATTAGTGAAAATCCCGCCAGCAAAATGCAATCCTGCAACACGTTCTTGCGCAATCCCATGACTACTCACTTCCATAAAACAATAGTCAACACCTGCATAACGCATAGCAGCAAGGTGATCATTGATCGTCAACGGATCTGGAGTCGTATGTTTTGTTGGAATTGATTTGCCATTGATCAATATCTCCACCGTGGAAATCAGTCCGGTTTTGTAGCCCAGGTTTTTGAACAATTGATACAGTAAACTTGTTGTTGTTGTTTTGCCGTTAGTTCCAGTAACACCAATTAGTTTCAAATCCTTGGATGGATTCTCATAGTAGTTTGCTGCCATTAAAGCGAGCGCCTCATGAGAGTATTCAACCACTATGTATGTGATATTCTCCTTTTGATCCTGAGGTAAAGTTTCAACCACGATCGCTGTAGCTCCTAAGTCAATGGCTTTCGTAATGAAATCATGACCATCACTGACCACTCCTTTGAGGGCGACAAAAACATCTCCGTTTTTTATTTGTCGGGAATC
Protein-coding sequences here:
- a CDS encoding UDP-N-acetylmuramoyl-L-alanyl-D-glutamate--2,6-diaminopimelate ligase, whose amino-acid sequence is MMILRDILYKVRLDTVIGSTDVKVNHIHFDSRQIKNGDVFVALKGVVSDGHDFITKAIDLGATAIVVETLPQDQKENITYIVVEYSHEALALMAANYYENPSKDLKLIGVTGTNGKTTTTSLLYQLFKNLGYKTGLISTVEILINGKSIPTKHTTPDPLTINDHLAAMRYAGVDYCFMEVSSHGIAQERVAGLHFAGGIFTNLSHDHLDYHDTFAEYRDVKKRFFDGLPAAAFALYNKDDKNGPVMVQNTKAKKLGYALKTYTDYQANVLENQFGGLLLKVNGHELWTKMIGEFNAYNVLAIYACAIELGLEELEVLEAISKLDGVSGRFQYFTTVKDRITAIVDYAHTPDALKNVLETINSIRTKNEKVITVVGCGGDRDRTKRPIMANVATTLSDMVILTSDNPRTEDPQVILKEMEAGVEPQNYKKSVTIADREQAIKTAANMANPQDIILIAGKGHETYQEINGVRHDFDDRLKITTILKNLDK